Sequence from the Nasonia vitripennis strain AsymCx chromosome 5, Nvit_psr_1.1, whole genome shotgun sequence genome:
ATGTGTTTACGTACttcataaaataaaacttcggAAGCGTATTGATCCTTTGAGCAGAAGCATCTTTATTTATCAACACGAAGACATCATAGCCTTCGTTAGCTTAAATAACTTTTAGAGATTCGGgtaatttataaaagataataataataataataatagtcgaATTGCCAAAGTTGAATACACTTTAATTAGAAAATACTTGCAAACAGATCGCAATGTAAGATAATTGTCTGCGATTTTCGATATTTGCCCATTTCGCACACCTGTATGTATGCAACCGGCTCGACACGCAAGCTTTACTTCATCTATAAATTCAGGCGTATTATGAactgttaaaatttttcttgttttttgcAGAAGTAGgtaaaataagataaaaaaagttgtacgAAAAAATTCATTGTTTAAGGAGATTTTTCTAAGAGTACATTGAGCGATTATTATCATGAATTCAAAATTAGCTTTATATCTACGAATTTTATTTGATCCACGTGTGTAGACATATGTACATATCtttgttttaatttgttttgCAAATATGCTTAATCCGGTGATATCTGAGTTCTGCAAAAGGAATGTCTACTTGtgatattttttcatagaaattttccaaaattacTTATAAGGTGGCGTTACCCCATCACCGAAATtagaaaattcaattaatttttttgcatacGTACTAAGCTACATTAACAAATTGAGTGACATAGTTCTTGTAAAAAGACGCATCGCAGACAATTAAATCTACAAAGTGAGAGAATCGATGTAAACGGCATCCACCGAGCAAAAAACACAGAAAATCACACTGTCGCGTGACAAGGATTGGCGACCGCATGTTGCTCGTGCGATCCGCTAGCATTTAAATTAAGGCCGCGAAGCTCACCTTATCCATACGgaatttttctactttttttctataaattttgtgtCAAAAATAAGTCTCGTTAATTCCccacaaaaaataaattaactcTTACTGAAATGTGCCatctaaataaaaatcgagCCTATACTTCTCGAAATCCATCCAATCACACCGTGAACTGCATGACCTATCGAAAGGGCCTATCGAACGCTTTGAACTTCCAAACTGTACTCAAAGAAGCACATAACCCAAGGTATCAGATCCAAAGTTACATAAGGCTATCCCAACTACTATAGCGCAAACGCGAGTCTGACGCGTGTAAGGTACACCAAGGGTATGTATAGAAACTGTCAGCCTCAACCGCTCGCACATACTCTCTCATCAGACGTACACACATACGGTCGCGTTTTCGCAAACGAGATAAAGGCGCAGGGGCAGAGAATTCGTGGCAATTAAATTAACGAGAGACTTACCGATTCGCCGAGGGgccgcttttctctctctttttcctcgtCGGCCGCTCGAAAAACGGCCGATCCTTGGAGACGCGCCGGCGACTCGCGCACACCCGCCCCCACGTATCGATCAAACTTGTCAAAGATGTCCGCTGCTATATACCTCAGCGGGGGTGGGGGAAAGCTTcagaaaagctctctctctctctcggcaatTACGAGAGCTTGCAGCAGCGTAGACTCGAGGAGCGATTAAGGACTTGCTGGCCGCGATCGTCTGACATTGAGCAAACACGACTCTATCGTGATTCGGAAAATAAAGGTTTGTAATGCACGGGCTCGGGATTTTCGAGGATATGGAGAGATTTGGTCGTGCTACGCGATCATCGAAGGAGTCGTCGATCGGATGGTATTTGGAATGAATGGGAtatcgatttattttttaaggaACTATTAGGACGAATTGGTTTATTGATTGGGTATGACTGCTTCGTTTCCGGGTATAGCAGTTCCGCATTTTGtgcattttattgaaaagtcGGGGCTGCGATAGTGATTTTGCGGACATTTTTAACGTGCGAGTGAAGGTTGTGATGATATATTATTGAGACGTAAACGCAGTGTTGAACTTTTTTATAAGTCATGATTTTTCGAAGGAAGACTAGTAGTTTTTACTGGAATTTTACCGAACAGTCATTCAAAAagtattgtattttattttgtatgaCAGTTTTTCCGACAGTGTCATTCGAGGAAAGTAAATATAAACGTAAAAATATCTACTATTATTTTACATCACGGTGATTACATTTCGAGATCGATGTTGCATCAATGCCGCGTTACAATTGCAATTGGTATGAATATTAATTGTAAAACCAATTACATCAATAGTAATTGGTTTTACATGTGATGCGCGAAATTGTAGTGGAGTAATTGTATACCCAAAAATCCACCTGAATGTTTCCTTCCTTTGTGGTACAGCCCTGCTCCAGCCAGAGGCATAGGAGGGTTCGTAACGATCTCCTGTGTGTCAATGAACGGAACAATAGTCTGTCCTAAATCTTTACGCAAGTTTGTCATCCTAAACGATACATATCGATTGTTGTGTGTAATCTTATTGTGTTCTGGCATTATAATTGGCACATCGGGGTTTACGAGTTTGAGTCTTTccctgtaaatataaaattatgataaaaacTTATAACATTTCACCTGATTCTCTGGCGAGAAAGAATTTACCTTGTCTCGAGTCCGTTCGGATTGGAAAGCCAAGAATTTGTAAGCCTCAGGTTCCCAGTTTCGTAGTTGAAATTTGTTATTTGAGCTTCTAGCCGCAGGCTATTTTCTGCCTTTTGGAATCTTAATCCTGTGAGAGCGTAAGCTGGCTGCGATTTTAAGACGTCGAGGAAAACGGTGTTCTGATCATAATTGACTTGAtagacatttttattattatgaagATTTCTTGGAGATTCTTCCTTAACAGGTTGCCATTGAGGTACATCTACAATGCTTCCATTAGCCCCTAAAGTTCCCTGCTGTATTTGAATATACAATACATTCCCTTTCTTGACAAGTCGAGCTCCAGTTATTACTCTGAAAATACGATCGATATAACAATTCttgataaataattcaaaatccTTGCATGATTTGAGTTATAATTTTAAGCTCACTTATTATTATCAGAGTCTGATACGACGTTTCGCAGACAGAAGTAACGATCTTTCTGGACATATGCGCTTTCACAAGTGCAAAGACATACATCGTAAGTTAATACACCATAGGTATTTTGCAATTTCACAGGACATTCACTATTTTTATGTCCATACACGTCATTTGATTTAGTCACTGCCCAGGAGTAAATACGATCATCTGTGGTCTGCAATAATAGTATGTGGATTAGAACTTACAACACGTAATTTGCGCTCAAAAACCTACCGAGGGACATATATCTATAGAGCTATCAATATATCGACAATCTCTAAGTACTCCTGCGCAACTCTTATGATCTGGTACTTTTAATCTCGTAGACTTGAGAGATTCACACTGATGCCAAAATGTATACCAGCCTCCGGCTGTTGTGTCAGGTTCGTAAATGAAAACTCCTTGGAGCACTGGATACAATCTCGAGTACGTAATGtctaaaatatacaaatgtCACTTTAATCGTTAtaagaattattatattagGCATACAAATAATGATTACCCTTTTGGTGTGAGTCAGGATCTGCTCGCAAAAGTTTTCGATCAGTGACATGCATGGccctttttaatttttgaaacgtGCTCCAAACCATCGCATTGTAATGAACTATAAGTCTATTCTTCCGGTACTCATAACTTTCTGGAAGAAATTATAAGAATACtttgattaaaaatacattCGCAAAGATTCATTGTTATATAACTTACGATTTTCAAAGGATTCTCTCAAGTTGTAACAGTAGGCCGTAGTCACGAATGCTTTGGTATTCATATCCGTCACCGTTTCGTACAATGCGTATACTACTTGCTGAACTGATTTTTGTAAATGCATTGCATCTGAAAgctaataattaattttaacaaacCGTCGATCATCAAcactaattattatttttctattatacACATATTTACTGTCGTTTCATCCGCAATAATGCTGATTATACTTTCTCCAGCTGCATCTCTATCATCAAAGACTTCGTGCATTTTCTCTACCGTTGCTTGTAATTCAACTAAACTGTAACTAGTTGTACTTTCgacaaatttcaaaatttctttgGAGACGTTATAGTTGTGATAGTTGGTGAATATATCTACAAACATCTTGTAAGCGTAATCAATTTGATGAAAGTATTGATAGAgttcctttatttttcttgcgaAATTCGGACGGGTATCGCTCGAAATTTTTTTGATCTGATTGTACACTCCCACTTCATCGGAATGAATGCTTAAAAATGTCTTATTTATTGTAGAGGCTATAAGGAACTTTTGGCCATCCAGTTCTCTtaataaattttccatattttggAATGTGTCATTTGCAGTTAAATATGGGTTTGCTTCTGACTTTGAAGCAACGATTATAAGCAATGTAAAACAGGCAAACACGCGAAGATTTGCCATAGCTCCGATTTTAACACTCAGCGGTAgctgaaataaaatattatataaaattatattgttttaaacattttttgcaGAAACATTTGCTTTGGTAAAAAAGAGACTCACCTAACACAGTCTACCAACATCTAACGCATACGTTTATAATTTATGGACTTAAATATACTGCGGTTACCTATACCATTGGAGTAAATCACGAATTTTTAACTGTCTaacataaaatattgttcgcGGCAAACAGATTTTTTTGTAGACTGCAGATCTCGTactgaaataaaatatatgtacattgtgaaagtgtgaattttatttttgtagatAAATACCCTttatgatataatttatatttaaatatgatGATCAATGTAAAGTTGCTTAGCCATATTCTAATTTAAACaaaggagaaaaatatttctctttTTGCAGTTTCAGTTTAATAGAAGTGCAGGAAGTaatgaaatattaattatcaGTCATGTTTTCAACGTTTAGCgtatttgtatacatatacaaataCAATATGGGTTAAAATGACTCATTTGCAAATTTCCAGCGTTTTTTGCCCGTGGATTATAAAGGTAAGttcattacaatttttaagtTCCACAATCCCTTCGAGGTCAATTTAGTATTAAAAcggtaataaaattttattaaaccagatttgtttttttttattgcttgaaaaatccgaaatccacccgaatatttttttcttccttggTGATACAGCCCTGCTCCAGCCAGAGGCATCAGTGGATTCGTAACAATTTCCTGTGTATCAATAAAAGGGACGAAAATCTGTCCCAAATCTTCTCgtcgtttaaaaaaatgcagaATGATACTTACATCGATAATGTCAAGGTAAAAAGCACACGCGTGTGCAGCAAAGTATGCTTTTCCAAAGGAGATGGTGACCACCACTCGCAATCAAATATTTGTCGCGACATGTACCTTATTTGCTTGACTGATTCAGCACGTTATTCCTATTTATAATATAGTTAAagttatataatattatgttATCTGTGATTTAATTATCATGAATTAGCGTTATCTATGGAAATAGAAATAGTACTTGGAATAAAGATGAAAAGTTTTAATCTTAACTAATCATTCTCTAGAATATTCTTAGCTAAAATCTACAATGCTTCCATCctaattgtaatataaattgGAATCTTACATAAGGCTTATGCccataatttattgtaaaatgtattaaatgcACAGAAAACGTATCTTTCAGTCAAATCACAGCAATTTTTGTTTCATAAAACGTATTAAACATTTGAAAGATGAGGCGTGAAATCGTAGTGTATCAGCTTAAATCCTAAGAATCCACCAGAGTGAAGTCTGCCTCTGTGGAAGAGTCCTGCACCGGAAATAGGCAGAGCTGGAGTGGTGACGGCGTCCTGTAAGTCCAAGAAAGGCACGGTATATTGTCCCAAATCGTGGCGCAGGTCAGTCATCCTGAAGCGAACGAATTGCTTGTTCTTCGAGAAATTGTCGGATTCCTTTGTCCTAGTTGGGTCATCGGGATCCGTGAGGAATACCTCATGCCTATGGCATAACACGAGATTAAAGCTAAACTATAATTCATGCTGTGAAGTAATACAATAACGAAGAAATTTGCCTATCTACCTTGTGGGCCTGGTATTAGTATTAGCCGTCCACGAGCTTTGATCTGTTTTGAGCTTTCCAGTTGTGTAATCAAATGGCGTTGATTGTATCTCCAGTCTCAAATCGTCGTTGACCTGTTGGAATCTCAATCCTGTAAGAAGGGCATTCGGACCTGAGTCCAAATCGTCAAGGTACACGGTATTCTGATCGTACGTGACTGCGTATACAAGATCGTTCTTGTAAAACTCTGTCCAGTCATCGTACTTAAATTCTTTGTCGAAGTTCTCGTGCGGGTTGGCTATAACTTTATAGAAATGCTTGGAAACCTTATCTGAAAGTAAATCGGAAGAGGATATTTCTTTGATCTCTTTCCATTCGAGTGTACCGCTGATGGTTCCGTTGGCTTCCAAAGTTCCTTGTTGGATCTGGATGTGGAATACGTGATTGTGCTTTCTTAGCCTTACTCCCGTAACGACTCTGCGGAAAAGTAAttcattattacaaaaattaacattCGGAAATGTGCCTGTATGTTGCTTAAACGGGTTTTACAGAATAAACTTACTTGTTCTGATCAACATCTGACGTCACATCCAGAAGACTGAAGTAACGGTCCGCATCTCTTTGTTCACTCTCGCAATTACACAGGCAATTTTCGATCAGGTACGGAGGAATATCCCAAATACCTTGGGTGTTAGCGCATGGTCCATCACGACCATACAAAGTTCCAGCACCAGTTTTCATCCAATCGTATCTGCGATCGCTGCCAGGAGGCTGTCACGTGATAACACGTGCAGTTAGAAGAAGGTTTAAAGACATCATATCACGGTGACTGTTCGGATGTGAGTATACTTACAGAGTGACAAAGTTGCATGTTATGAGCAATGGATTGACAGTCTCTTAGATGTCCTGTACATCTTCTCTCTTCTGGCTGGGCCTTGCAAGGAGCTGACTTGCATCTCAATCGATCGTCTTTCAAGGCCGAACATCTGAAGACTGCTGCGTGCCAGTTGCTGCGAGTTGTGTCGGGTTCGTACACGAAGAATCCTTGGAAAACTTCTTGAAGCTTCGAGTAGGTAACAtcttgaaaattgattttgaaaTCAGGTAAGAATTGTTTTGAAAACTCTTATAGTATACCGTTTAGAGGATTTTGTCAATTCAATGAATGTAGTACCTTTTTCATGCTTTTCCGTATCGCATCTCCATACTTCTCGAGAGGCATCAGCCATGGCGTCCCTAACTTTGGAAAACGTATTTACCGTTCTTTCATAGAAATCAGCTATTTCCTTGTTTTTTCTAAATTCGTAAGTTCCTGAGAAGTACAAACGGACACTTATCAGATTCCGATAGAATGAAAAGGAGTGTAAAATTAAACTTATTTCCTTACTGTTTTCGAATGTCTCTTTCAATCCATAAGAGTAAAGAGTGACTAGAAGCCCTTTAGCATCGGTTAAAACTACAGTTTTGTATAGGGTGTGTATGAGTTGTTGTGAAGACTCTCCGCGAATGCACATGGTATCAGCAGCCTAAAGAAGACAACGTGTGAAAGTTAGAAACTGGTACAGTACAAATCACAAGCATATTttaaaggaagaaaaaaaaatactcacaCTACTTTCTCGAGAAAGGATAGTTATGATACTGTCCCTTCGTACATCGAGATCGACTAAAGCTTCGTGCAACCTTTCGATAGTCGCTTTCAACTCAACTAAACTGAAAGTCGTGGCAACATTTGCAAAATCCTTCAATTCCGTGGATTCATAATTCTGAGCGTTTGCGAAGAAATCCAAAAATGTTTTGTACAGACGCTGCACATCTTTGACATGCTTAAAAAGCTCGTCAGTTTTTTCGGTCAGCTTATCCTTCAGACCGTTGGACATTTTGTCCAGTATTCGGTCTCTCAAGTCTTGAAAATCCGTAGACAGTTGATCCATCTTTTTGTAGATTTCCAATTCAACTATACTTTTTTCGTCTGTTTCCGTCTTGCTGTCTTCGTTGAGTTCAgttgaaagaaatttttgaagCTTGTCTACTTTTTGGTAAAGATTGACCGCGTAGTCTAAAACCTTTTTGGCCGTCAAAAATGGGTTGGCATTGACGTTTGGTTGTTGACAAACTAATGCCAAAAGTAACAGGCACAACAGCGATGTAGAACGTGCCATGTTGCTGTATGGTATTTATGTGGCGTAGAATTTCAAGAGGTGTATATTATTGTTCCTATGATAGTAAAAAAATTCAGAATGATgaagtgaatttaaaaaaatgtaggtAATATCATACTAACCAGTAAGCTAAAAGTTTGAAATGACTCCTCACGGGGGAGCTAACAAAAGTGGAAATAATGTCACACATTCTCTGTATATATACTTTTGTAAAACGCTTTAATTAAACTCATTGCGCAATATTGATAAATGATTGAATGAACAGTTGTTCAAATGAGTTTTAAGTAACtaattaattcaattttgcttcatcctacaaattttaaatgacTATTATGGGTAGAGAACAcgccaaaaataaaaaaaaaacgctaaattcatttttttgaaCAATTTGTTTTATTACCATGATTTTGTAATAGAAATAGAAAGGaatagaataataaaataaagcttAGTATTGTAATCATCacagaattttttagattgaaagcttttttaaattatttttaaaaatgatggCCTATCATTTTATAAGCATTTACAAGAAACTAGTACgcccttgaattatttttatgctatACATCTTATTTATATACGTAATTTGAAACAATTGGCTATAAATTGTTCAATATAagcataatatactatatacttaTCAGAACTTTCAATCGACTCTTGTTAATTTGACATACATGcaagatttatttatattaataaaacataTAAATTAGACGTGAATCAAGACATCATACATTcaataatcattttttatcaGTATTCTTATCTATATGGGTTGCTATTACGGGGGGCACATATAAGATATATGTGTAGACTTTTTTCGTCAAATCTCACCATTTaccattttcaaaattctttaCTTTGTCTGTGGCTATACAatttaattctattaaaatCGATTCAATTCTTTGAAAACTCAAGTTTCTAGTAACGATAAATCTAGAGGTGATGATGACTGATAGACGCTCTGTTGTTTAACGTAATTTCGTTATTGtgttaatttaaattaataaacagCGAGTGATATAattcatatttattttaaaatagactacattatttatatacaaaaactACAACAGATgtagcttt
This genomic interval carries:
- the LOC100117668 gene encoding uncharacterized protein LOC100117668 isoform X2, with amino-acid sequence MANLRVFACFTLLIIVASKSEANPYLTANDTFQNMENLLRELDGQKFLIASTINKTFLSIHSDEVGVYNQIKKISSDTRPNFARKIKELYQYFHQIDYAYKMFVDIFTNYHNYNVSKEILKFVESTTSYSLVELQATVEKMHEVFDDRDAAGESIISIIADETTLSDAMHLQKSVQQVVYALYETVTDMNTKAFVTTAYCYNLRESFENQSYEYRKNRLIVHYNAMVWSTFQKLKRAMHVTDRKLLRADPDSHQKDITYSRLYPVLQGVFIYEPDTTAGGWYTFWHQCESLKSTRLKVPDHKSCAGVLRDCRYIDSSIDICPSTTDDRIYSWAVTKSNDVYGHKNSECPVKLQNTYGVLTYDVCLCTCESAYVQKDRYFCLRNVVSDSDNNKVITGARLVKKGNVLYIQIQQGTLGANGSIVDVPQWQPVKEESPRNLHNNKNVYQVNYDQNTVFLDVLKSQPAYALTGLRFQKAENSLRLEAQITNFNYETGNLRLTNSWLSNPNGLETRERLKLVNPDVPIIMPEHNKITHNNRYVSFRMTNLRKDLGQTIVPFIDTQEIVTNPPMPLAGAGLYHKGRKHSGGFLGIQLLHYNFAHHM
- the LOC100117668 gene encoding uncharacterized protein LOC100117668 isoform X1, whose product is MARSTSLLCLLLLALVCQQPNVNANPFLTAKKVLDYAVNLYQKVDKLQKFLSTELNEDSKTETDEKSIVELEIYKKMDQLSTDFQDLRDRILDKMSNGLKDKLTEKTDELFKHVKDVQRLYKTFLDFFANAQNYESTELKDFANVATTFSLVELKATIERLHEALVDLDVRRDSIITILSRESSAADTMCIRGESSQQLIHTLYKTVVLTDAKGLLVTLYSYGLKETFENRTYEFRKNKEIADFYERTVNTFSKVRDAMADASREVWRCDTEKHEKDVTYSKLQEVFQGFFVYEPDTTRSNWHAAVFRCSALKDDRLRCKSAPCKAQPEERRCTGHLRDCQSIAHNMQLCHSPPGSDRRYDWMKTGAGTLYGRDGPCANTQGIWDIPPYLIENCLCNCESEQRDADRYFSLLDVTSDVDQNKVVTGVRLRKHNHVFHIQIQQGTLEANGTISGTLEWKEIKEISSSDLLSDKVSKHFYKVIANPHENFDKEFKYDDWTEFYKNDLVYAVTYDQNTVYLDDLDSGPNALLTGLRFQQVNDDLRLEIQSTPFDYTTGKLKTDQSSWTANTNTRPTRHEVFLTDPDDPTRTKESDNFSKNKQFVRFRMTDLRHDLGQYTVPFLDLQDAVTTPALPISGAGLFHRGRLHSGGFLGFKLIHYDFTPHLSNV